A genomic segment from Aegilops tauschii subsp. strangulata cultivar AL8/78 chromosome 1, Aet v6.0, whole genome shotgun sequence encodes:
- the LOC109760456 gene encoding uncharacterized protein, producing MSQNKQWNVLCWNMRGINSEKKQLAFHYWIKQPGFFDVVQRSWAKRYYAPNAAAVLCQKLKTLRYDLKQWSRKISKLSMLIDNCNKTLLEIDDLEERRRLSAPETNFRVILKQHLLYLLDCQKAYWKKRCTVRYFKFGDGYTKFFHRVATERYRRNSIASLRLPDNSIIHDHVGKEAVLFQAFKERLGCSNQTNMKFDLPRIIKRVEGLQALSAPFTHEEIGKVIKEMPAGRATVPDGFSGSFIKSCWQIIKDDFYRLCSEFHAADLLQAAINDAYRAGDLQLPMPAREGDYPVIQYADDTILVMPADEIQAETIKSILQDYVSSVRLRINFQKSTLIIVNTAADTTSHLAQVFGCSIGAMPFTYLGLPMGTARPTVADLMPLVSSVERKLSTAASLLDLGSKLTLVNSVITSLAIYVMCSIRLPPKILDHLDKLRRYCLWAKNTNDGLKAVSMAAWDLVCRPKHKGGLGVLDLKIQNQGLLLKQLHKFYNHRDIPWVDLVWNTYYDGLVPHASGPCGSFWWKDVMNLAPTYRAVTSVEVGDGSSTLFWKDAWHGDILADSHPRLFSFAKHEDISVKMLLTSPTLGQNFYLPLLVQARDELDVLQTSLASLELTEVNDAWHTVWGSEELASSRFYLHCFRDMEADDVFKWIWKAKCTNKWKVFAWLLLADRLNTRGLLKRKHTKLRDDNYACLLCHHPPEETVEHLFFHCEFSKACWGKLGIAWPIHGNRVQLLHAAKNTWGGPMFMDVFIVASWSIWKEHNNMLFRSVTSTIDGWSQRFKGDFGMMRHRIKEALVPFVDQIVALL from the exons ATGTCGCAGAATAAGCAATGGAACGTTCTCTGCTGGAACATGCGTGGGATCAACTCTGAAAAGAAGCAGTTGGCGTTTC ATTACTGGATCAAACAACCTGGGTTTTTTGATGTGGTTCAACGGTCGTGGGCCAAACGCTATTATGCCCCAAACGCAGCCGCGGTGCTGTGCCAGAAGCTTAAAACTCTGCGCTATGATCTCAAGCAGTGGAGCAGGAAAATCTCCAAGCTTTCGATGCTCATCGACAATTGTAACAAGACCCTCTTAGAGATTGACGACCTAGAGGAGAGGAGACGACTGTCTGCCCCTGAGACCAACTTCAGAGTTATCCTGAAACAACATCTTCTTTATCTGTTGGACTGCCAGAAAGCTTATTGGAAGAAGCGCTGCACGGTCAGATACTTCAAATTTGGAGACGGCTACACGAAATTCTTTCATAGAGTGGCCACTGAACGGTACCGTAGAAACAGTATCGCATCTCTCAGACTACCTGACAACTCGATCATACATGATCACGTCGGCAAGGAGGCTGTGCTCTTTCAGGCGTTTAAGGAAAGACTCGGGTGTTCCAACCAGACCAACATGAAATTTGACTTGCCTCGGATCATCAAAAGGGTAGAAGGGCTTCAAGCTCTGTCTGCTCCTTTCACCCACGAGGAAATTGGCAAGGTGATCAAAGAGATGCCGGCCGGCCGTGCTACAGTCCCGGATGGTTTTAGTGGTAGTTTCATCAAGTCGTGCTGGCAGATCATTAAGGATGATTTCTATCGGCTTTGCTCCGAGTTTCATGCAG CCGATCTGTTGCAAGCTGCCATCAACGACGCTTACAGAGCGGGGGATCTCCAGCTGCCCATGCCTGCCCGAGAGGGTGATTACCCTGTGATCCAGTACGCCGACGACACAATCCTTGTGATGCCCGCTGATGAGATCCAAGCCGAAACCATCAAGTCCATCCTACAAGACTACGTGTCGTCAGTGCGGTTGCGAATTAATTTCCAAAAATCAActcttattatagtcaacaccgCCGCAGACACCACCTCGCATCTGGCACAGGTTTTTGGATGCTCCATCGGGGCCATGCCGTTTACATATCTAGGGCTGCCCATGGGAACGGCCAGGCCGACGGTCGCAGACCTCATGCCGCTGGTATCGTCTGTTGAGCGCAAACTCTCTACGGCAGCCTCTCTGCTTGACCTTGGTTCGAAGCTTACCCTGGTGAACTCGGTGATTACCTCTCTTGCGATCTATGTGATGTGTTCCATCAGACTCCCGCCGAAAATACTGGATCATCTGGATAAACTGCGGCGATATTGTCTCTGGGCAAAGAACACGAATGATGGCTTGAAAGCAGTCTCCATGGCAGCCTGGGATTTAGTTTGCAGGCCCAAGCACAAAGGCGGACTCGGGGTGCTTGATCTGAAGATCCAAAACCAGGGCCTGCTGCTTAAGCAACTACACAAATTTTATAACCACAGGGACATTCCGTGGGTTGATCTTGTTTGGAACACATACTATGACGGCTTAGTCCCGCATGCCTCGGGTCCCTGTGGGTCGTTCTGGTGGAAGGATGTCATGAACCTGGCGCCTACCTACAGAGCTGTCACTTCGGTTGAGGTGGGAGATGGGAGCTCAACCTTGTTCTGGAAAGATGCCTGGCATGGTGATATACTGGCTGATAGTCACCCCCGTCTTTTCTCCTTCGCTAAACATGAAGACATATCTGTCAAAATGCTCCTGACGTCGCCTACGCTTGGACAAAACTTCTACTTGCCGCTTTTGGTTCAGGCTAGAGATGAGCTTGATGTTCTGCAAACCTCCTTGGCTTCGCTGGAGCTCACGGAGGTGAATGATGCCTGGCATACGGTTTGGGGATCGGAGGAGCTCGCCTCTAGTAGGTTCTATCTGCACTGTTTTCGGGACATGGAAGCGGATGATGTGTTTAAATGGATCTGGAAAGCAAAATGCACCAACAAATGGAAGGTTTTTGCGTGGCTGCTTCTTGCGGATAGGCTGAACACCCGGGGGCTGCTCAAGAGGAAACACACGAAGCTGAGAGATGATAACTATGCATGCCTGCTATGCCACCACCCACCCGAGGAAACTGTGGAACATCTGTTCTTCCACTGTGAATTCAGCAAAGCATGTTGGGGGAAGCTGGGGATCGCATGGCCAATACATGGCAACCGGGTGCAACTTTTGCATGCAGCTAAGAATACGTGGGGCGGGCCAATGTTCATGGATGTCTTTATCGTGGCCTCTTGGAGCATATGGAAGGAACATAACAATATGCTGTTTAGAAGTGTGACGTCGACCATCGATGGGTGGAGCCAGAGATTCAAAGGGGACTTTGGCATGATGAGACACAGGATCAAAGAGGCCTTAGTGCCATTTGTTGACCAGATTGTTGCTCTGCTCTAG